In Bacteroides cellulosilyticus, the genomic stretch TTCTTTGATATTAGAAAACAAAACAGCAAATTACTTATTAAAATGTAATGTATGCCCCATGCGTTCCTTCTTTGTACGCAGGTAACGTTCATTGTACTGATTCGGGGTAGTTTCAATAGGAACAATCTCTGTAATCTCCAGTCCATAAGCCTCCAGCCCCACACGCTTCACAGGATTATTTGTCATCAGTCTCATTTTGTGTACACCCAATTCACGCAGAATCTGAGCACCTACACCATAATCACGCTCATCAGCCAGGTGTCCCAGACAGATGTTGGCATCCACCGTATCCAGTCCGTCTTCCTGCAACTTATACGCTTTCATCTTCTCCATCAAACCAATACCACGCCCTTCCTGGTTCAGATAAACAACTACTCCTTTACCGGCTTTATTAATCATTTCCATAGCCTTATGCAGTTGTTCGCCGCAGTCGCAACGCTTGGAGCCAAATATATCTCCTGTGGCACAAGAGGAATGCACACGTACCAGAATCGGCTCATCTTGCTCCCACGTACCTCTGAACAGAGCCACGTGCTCCAGACCGTTAGATTTCTGACGGAAAGGGATCAATCGGAAATGTCCGTGTTCGGTAGGCATATCTACTTCTACACCTTCTTCCACAATGGATTCTTGTTTCAGGCGATAGGCAATCATGTCACGGATAGAAATCAGCTTCAGGTTAAATTCGTCAGCCATCTTACGCAATTCGGGCAGACGAGCCATTGATCCATCTTCATTCATGATTTCCATAAGTGCACCCGCAGGATAAAGACCTGCCATACGGGCCATATCAATCGTAGCTTCTGTATGTCCGGCACGACGTAATACACCTTTTTCCTGAGCATACAAGGGATTGATGTGTCCCGGACGTCCGAAGGTTGCCGGAGTAGAAGCCGGATCGGCAAGCGCCTGAATGGTAGCTGCACGGTCGGCAGCAGAAACGCCGGTAGTACAACCTTCCAATTTATCGATAGTCACCGTAAAAGGGGTGCCCAATACGGAAGTATTGTCACTGACCTGATGAGGCAAATCTAATTCTTTACAGCGTGACACGGTAACCGGCGCACAAAGCACACCACGTGCATGCTTCAACATAAAGTTTACCTTCTCAGGAGTTATTTTCTCCGCAGCGATAATCAAGTCACCCTCGTTTTCACGGTCTTCATCATCCACCACAATCACAAAGTTACCAGCCTTGAAGTCTTCAATCGCCTCTTCTATTGTATCTAATTTCACTTTTTCCATTCTGTATTCTCCTTTATTTATTTAGGTTATTTCAGATTAGTTTCTATTATCTTTTGAACGTCTCCATTAGTCTTGATAATCCGCTCCATATCCTTATTCAACCGGATACGGAATGCCCAGATGCGGAAGTAGAAGAACAATCCTATCGGCACCAACAATCCACAGGCCATATTCAGCCAATAATTACGGAAAGGACGCAAGTGAGCATGAACCGGAATAATAGGATAGTTATTCAGTGCATTCAGCAAATGAACAGATTTAGTATTGGACATCTCTTCTACTAATTTCTCAAGACGCTCATTTATATCTTCTATTTCTTCATCGATTGAGTCTGCCATCCACAACTTGAAATAGTTGGGAGCACGCTTCAACGCTTTCTTTTCAGCATACGCACGGCAATCAGCAGACAGTGCCTGCAAGTCGGCAGGCAAATGAGTATAGTCAGGATCGTGTATAATCACCTCTTTACGGAATAGATGGCGCACACTGCGTATACCGACGATCTTCTTAAACCAACTCACATAGGCATCGGCATTCAATACCACGGAGTCATTATTGGACTTATAAGTAAGGAATGCACCCAATGGAGCCAAGATAGCTGTACTGGTCCACATACCCATCCAGACAACCCACTGTCCATCACGTGCCATTTTATAGCCCGTATTATTAATAATGTAGTAAATAATAAAAATAAGAACGGATACCACAACCGGCATACCTAAACCGCCTTTACGGATAATTCCACCCAACGGAGCACCGATAAAAAAGAAGATAAGGCATGCCACCGAAAGTGTTAATTTCTCATGCCAGGACGTCATATGACGGCGAAGGCTGGTATCTGTCTGCGACATACTATAACTCTTGACACTCCAATCACTCCCCGCACTCTCTGCACGGCTCACGGCAGTAGAGATAATCTTCTGCTTCTGTGATAAGGTAGCCACATTGAAAAGACTGTCCACATTGTATTCTCCCAAATGTGCCTGCTCTATCTTCAGTGTATCAGCTTTCTTCAAGTCAGCAGAAATCTTGTAAGTGCCATTCATCGCTTCCTTGAAATAGACACGCCCCACACTGTCATTCTGCACCCTCATGGAGTCAATACCCGCTTGCAGCATCGCCATATCCTTGCTGTTGGACTGATTACTCATGATACCGGCATCCACCATATTAAAATCGGAATTGAACTCAATAATAGCATGCTTCTCCCGGAACGCTTCCCGACGATAAGGCACATTCTTCTGATTCATATTCTGCGATTTCAGATTTTCAAACTGCTCACCACTATAAAGATGCAAATACAAATGCTGTTTATCAGCCGTCATTTCCAGTCTTCCAGAATCAGACTTGATAATCTGCGCATTCTCAAACCCCTTTTCGAAGTTATAAATCAGCACGTCGTAAAGCATACCCGTTTTACGGTTCTTATGTTTTACATAAAGGTTATAGCCATCAATCTCGTCATAGAAAACTCCTTCCGGTATATCCAATTCCGGAGATTTCTGCTTCATGGAAATTAGCAATGTCCACAACTTAGTCTGCGCCTTCGGTCCTATTACATTTTGGAAATAAAAAGAAACGCCACAGATGAAAATGATAAACACAATCAACGGGCGCATAATCTTAAGTAGTGAGATACCCGCCGCCTTCATGGCCAGCAGCTCAAAACGTTCACCAAAATTACCAAAAGTGATAAGTGCCGCCAGCAGAATAGCCAACGGCAATGAAGCCGGCACCAATGTTAGGGCGGAATAAAAGAAAAATTGTGCAAGGACACTCATTTCTAATCCTTTTCCCACCATTTCATCAACGTACTTCCATAGGAACTGCATCATGAAAATGAAAAGGCAAATGAAAAAAGTGCCCATAAAGAGCGTGCAGAAGCTCTTCAATATAAATATATCTAACTTTTTTATGCGCAGCATTTTACTCGTTTCATGCAATGAAGACACAAAATTAGCATAAAAAAGGGAGTGTGGAAAATTTTTATATCAAAGTTAACTAAAAACCGCACGTTCTCCGCAGAGTATCTACCTGAGAGTCCCATAACTCGCGCAAATCTTTCACCTCATCCGCCGCAGCGAAATCAGTAACTTCTAGCACGAAATCGTTAGTCAGTTCATTGTTTGTCATCTTTAATTCAAAATATTCCCGCTCATATTCATCATCCAGCCAACGGAAGCGAATAAAAGAGAAAGCCCGCACAGCGATAATCTCTGCGTCACGACGTTCCGTCTTTCCCCAGAAGAAGGTGACAATCTTATCGTCCGACTGTACCCTGTCTGCAAACCAGCCCTCCAAACCGGTGGGGGTACTTATCGCGGACCAAAGAATGCTTTTAGAAGTTGCATTCAAGAGGTATTCCCGATGAATCTTTTGTCTTTCCATAGTTCATATTTGCTTTTTATTGCGGCGGCAAGATAGAGACTTTTTTCTAATTACGGAATATATTTCTCCAAATTTATTCATCCGGCCTTTCCTTTTACCACATAACTCCCTGATACTGTTCTTAAAAGAGGTATATAGAAAGGTTATTTTTCTTTGTATCGTTTCTATTCAATAAATTATTTCGCAGAAAATCTTCACAAATATTTTGGCGATTTAAAGAAAAGCTATATCTTTGCACCCGCAAACAAGAAATGATGGCGGGATAGCTCAGCTGGTTAGAGCGCATGATTCATAATCATGAGGTCCCCGGTTCAATCCCGGGTCCCGCTACAAAGAAGATTTAGACTGTTAGGAGGCTTCCACTCTTGGCGGTCTTTTTTGTTTTTTGCCTCAATTGGTAGCAGGTGACGCTATAGGTGACGCTAATTATCCCCCCGTTGGGGGTACCCGATTCCGTTGACGGAATACGTAAGAGGTATGTAAAAAAGCAAGTAATATATGTGTATAAATTCCCTTTTTGTACAAGGAAAATTTATCGCTGATTATCAAGGCACTACAAAGTATCAATTTCTTGTCGACAAGAAGTTAGGAGTTTGTCGACAAGAAGTCAACTTCTTGCCAACAAACTCCTAACTTCCTGCAAAAGGGGAAATAGCAAATACTCCGGTTTCCATACACCGCATGATTGATAGAACGACTAGTCCAAAATGACAAAATGTCAATAGTACCGTCTTACGTTTCTTTCTTTCGCATCAATGCTACTGTGATGCAGGAAAACGCAAGGATTTTCTATTAAGCAAATACTACATGATACATAATAATATCATAAAGCGTCTTTTCGGAAGAAAACTCAATCTGCCTCATCCTTATTAATCATAAATTGGACAGATTTCTAAAAAAACGATTATTGGACTCCGTTGCTTATCCTCTTCAAAATAGAGAAATATCACCTGTTTTTCGGAGGGGCTACACCCTTTTTCAGTGATGGCGTCACCTTGTTATGAATAAGGTGTAGCCCTGTGAAGTAAAGGGTGTAGCCTTAATAAATGAAAGAGTATTTATTTTCGCAGAAAAGATAGTCTGTTTGGGTGAAAAAGATCATGTAATTATATAAGATAGACCATCTGTTGCATGCAAACAGATGGTCTGATTCTGACAAACTAAGGTTTCAATCTTCTGGAAACACCTTTCTGGCCGAAAGCCTTATTACCAATAATGAGGAAAAGCAGACATAATGCAACAAAACATCCTATTTGGCTATCCTATTGTCATATCAAGTCAGAAATGGAAGTTCCAACATAAATAAAACAGCTGATGAAACTATTTCAACTTTAAATTACTTCTTACAGCCGCAGCAGCGGGCTCACTTGGTGCAACGGATTTCCGGGTACAATAATCAAACTCGGCTGATTTATCACCGCTGAATGACTTCCATTTCAGTTTCAACTTAACAGTTTTACCCTCCGTATCAGGCAATTCATCTAACTTAAAGGCAACCAAACCATCATCCGTATTTCCATACGTATCACCATACGCATTATGCCGGAACTCCACTTCATAAGGATTATCCGGATTTTGTCCTAACAATAAGTTTACAAAATGTTTCTGCGAGCCTCCCCATACAGTTCTGAAACGAAGTGTCAGATAGCCATCTTCTGCGAGAGTCACCCAGTCATTTACTATTTCTACAGGATCTGTACCATATATTTTATCATTTTCTTCTCCCAAATCCGGAGCAATAGGCTTTGTCAAGATACTGTCTATCCAGTTGATGTGCACAGCTTTCGTGTATTCACCACTGGCTTCGTCCACTTCACTGTAATTCATCAATGCTCTGACCTCTTTGTCTCCAAAAGGAGAGGTTTTCACATTGGTCGGTAATAAGGTCGTCTTATCATCCAACTGCAAGAAAAATGCTCCATCGGCAGCTTCCTTCACTGTCACAAGGGCGTTAGGATACCTCAGGTAATAAGCGTTATTGTCGTCGTCGTCCAGACAGGACTGAAAACCTATAGAAGTGGCTACTACTGTTGCCACGGCAAGTGCTTTACTAAATACTGAATTAATTTTCATAATGTACTTCCTCTAATTAAATATTCAAAATAACTTCTTTGTATTAGAGAAATAACAAATTAGAAAAAAGACTGCATGGCATATTGTTAATTAACAATAATGTCTATTATTTCCAAATCATCCGGCACGTGTACCACACCGGAAAATCCCTGAGCTGCTTCTTCCATATAACACGCTTTACGCGTATTCAGCGTCTTATCTTCCGTATGATATAACAACAGATTCTTCACTTTCAGTTCTTCCGCCAGCTTCCCGGCATCCAGTGCCGTACTATGGTGTTTCTCATAAGGTTTGAATATATCACGGTCTTTATACAGACAGAAAGCCTCGCACAACAACCAGTCAGCCCCTTCCACATAAGGACGATTCTTCTCATTATAAGGTTCATCTCCAAGACAAACCAGCGATTGGGCATTCGGCAATGTGGTACGAAACCCATATTGTTTCTCTTTAGTCGATCCTATATCAAAAGATTGTAGTTTTAACTCCCCTGCTTTAAATGTCTCTCCGTCCTTAACCTCACAAAGTTCAATACCATTTCCCAAATACTGTACTATTTTCTTAGGCAACGTCATCCGGCAGATCCAATCCAGAACTTGTAATACTTTATCATGTCCATACACCCGGAAGACTCCTGCATATTTTCCACTTTGCATCCGTTGTGCCACCATCCGGATTACCCATACCACACCCAATATATGATCCGTATGAGCATGTGTCACAAACATATCATGAATACGTTCAATGGCGATACCGGCTTTCTCCAACTGAACCAATATTCCATTTCCTCCACCGGCATCCACAAGCAGCACATTTTCAGCTGTCCGGATTGCGAAACAAGTATTATAGCATCTGGTAACGCCTGCATTACCTGTACCTAACATAATAATCTGAATATCCTTCATCCTCTTAATTCTATAATTACGAAATCTGAGCCACAAAGATAAACAGAATATGCCATTCTATAAGGAAAAATCAAAGCTCTCCTTATAGAATGGCATATTTATAACAGTATAGTAAAGTATATAATTACTTACTGAAATCTCTTGGAGCCGGAACAGGCGGCAATGGTTTACGGTTCTGCAACTCCTTCATTACTTCCTCAATAGCCTTATTGAGCTGTTCGTCTTCACCGTTCCATTCCTTCACAGGATCGTTATCAATCAAGATATCCGGATCGACACCATGATTTTCAATAATCCACTGGCCTGTTTTCGCATCATAACTGGTGAAGAAAGGAACACGGATATCCGTACCATCCATATAAGGCAATGGTCCGCTAATACCTACAATACCACCCCAGGTACGGGTACCGATTAGTTTACCAAGCCCCAATGCACGGAAGCCCCATGGAAAGAGGTCACCGTCGGAAGCAGAATATTTATTAATCAAACAAACCTTCGGCCCCACTTGCACGGCATCGGGTATAGTGCCGACACGCTTCGTTCCACGTCCCATCGTCAAGCGGTAAGGTTCGCGAGACAAACGTTCCAGAATCATCGGAGATACATTACCGCCACCATTAGCACGATCATCTATAATCAGACCTTCCTTGTCGAGCTGCGGATAGAAATAACGGGAGAACTCGTTCAGACCTTCAGGGCCCATATCAGGAATATAGATATAACCAATACGTCCATTGGATGCCTTATCCACCTTCTTCAGGTTATTCTGTACCCAGTTATAATGATAAAGAGGATATTCATTTTCCAGCGGACTGATGACAATCTTTCTTGCACCTGCCAATTGCGGCTTGCTGTTCAACGAGATTTCTGTCGGTACATCAGCCTTTCCTACCAGTAAAGCATAGATATTCTTCACCGTATTCGTCGGTATGCCATCAATGGCGACAATGTATTCCCCAGCCTTAGCCTCAATACCCGGTTCAGTAAGCGGAGAACGCAGTTCCTTACTCCAGGAAGCACCGGGAAGTATCTTATCCAAACGGAAGAAACCGCTCTTATCTGCCGATACCTCAGCACCCAGCAAACCAGTCTTGATACGTGCCGGTTTATCCGTTTCACCCGGATTGACATATGCGTGTCCGCAGTTAAGCTCACCAATCATCTCTCCAATGATATAGTTCAGGTCGAGACGCGTCTTTGCATAAGGCAGCAGAACAGAATATTTCTGTTTGATTGCTTTCCAATCCACACCATGCATATTCTCCAGATAAAAACCGTCACGATAAGCACGCCACGCCTCATCAAAGATTTGTGCCCATTCCTTGGAGTAATCTATCGTAATGGACATATTATCCATATTGACAGGCGTACTCAGATTAGCCGCTCCTTCCGGTATAGCGGTTACATAAAGCTTGTTATCCTTGTAGAACAAAGACTTTTGACTACCCGGAGTAACCGTCATCATTGCACCATCGGCAACCGTTTCTTCTTTCTGACCTTCAAGATCAAAAAACTTCGTTCCGCCATTGCCCCAGTAATATACCTTCTTTCCGTTTGAATAGAAATTAGCATAATAAGAAGCCGACAATGGAAGCTTGACGATACGGTCGGTGATACCTTCCGGATCAAACTTGACGAGTGACGCAGAAGCTGTTTCCTGTTTCGCGTCTTTCTTTCCGGCAGTCTTTTCAGCAGCCTTCGGGGCCTCACTTTCCCTGTCACTCTTCACTCCGGCATCTTTCTGTATGAAAGGTGACGGGGTATCTTTCGAGAGCAAAGCAAGATAAACTCCATACATATTATTATAGACATGGTTCCATTCCAACCAGCCGTATGTAGGATTGAAATCGCGGGCAGATGAGAAAATCAGATACTTACCATCCGTACTGAATACCGGTGATGAAGAATTATACCACTTGTCCGTCACCGGATATTCCTTCTTTCCAGCAATATCATAGACATATACAACTGTTATTTCATTATCTGCATCACGGGTATAGGTCAGCCATTTGCTATCCGGCGAGAAAGTCACATCCTGTGGTTCCCCCATCGGGTCCTGCAATAGCATAGTCACCTGTCGTGAAGCTACATCCAGAAGATTGATACGATTCTGACGGTCGGTATAAACAATCTTCTTACTGTCCGGACTCCATTCGAAAGAGCGGATATACGTATCATTATTCTTGGTCAGCTGCACCGGATTGCCTTCCACTGCATCCTGAAGATAAAGCTCGGTCTCTCCGGTAGCATCCGAAATATAAGCAATGTATTTTCCATCAGGAGACCATTGCGCATTACGTTCGTGAGCACCCGGAGTGCGGGTTATATTTTTCGTCACCCCCTTGGTCGAGGGCAGATTAAAAACCTCTCCGCGGGCAGTTACCACCACCCGTTCTCCATCGGGAGATGCACTGGCAGCAGTCAGATACTTAGCTCCATTCTTTATGGCGCTACGAGCATAGATATTATCCGAAGCAAGACTGATATTTACTTTCTCGGGCTGACGGGTGGCAGCATCCATCTTATAGATATATCCGCCATTCTCAAACACAATGGTATTGCCGGAAGCACTCGGAAACTTTACATCATATTCGGTAAAGTTAGTAATCTTCGACGTCTGTTTTGTCTTCGTATTATAAACAAAGATATTCATGGTGCGATCACGATCGGAAAGGAAAAAGACATCATCGCCGATCCACATGGGGAAGATATCCTGAGCAACATTATTCGTTATATTCTCCACTGATTTCTTTGCGGGATTGTATATCCAAATGTCATCCGCCATACCGCCTTTGTAGTACTTCCAGGTGCGGAATTCGCGCATGGTGCGGTTATAAGCCAGTTGTTTCCCGTCGGGAGAGTAGCTACAGAAGCCACCTTCCGGCAAGGGAATGATTTCGGGCAAGCCGCCTTCCTGGTTAACAGTATAGAGTTTGCCGGAAAAACCACTGCTGATGCGGTTACGATATACGATTTGTTTGCCGTCGGGGCTCCATGCCATTACGATATTATTAGGTCCCATGCGGTCGCCCAAGTCATCACGGGCATTGGTTGCGGTGTAAGTAAGGCGTTGCGGTTCGCCGCCTATGGAGGGGATGGTATACACTTCCGTATTTCCATCATACTGGCCTGTAAAGGCAATTGTCTTACCGTCCGGTGAGAAACGGGGAAACATTTCGTATCCCACATGCGAAGTCAGGCGTTGAGCCTCTCCTCCCGTGACAGGCACTTTGTAAAGATCGCCTGCATACGAGAAGACAATCTCACTACCGTTCGTGGCCGGAAAACGCAACAAACGTGCTTCATCTGCCGCAGAAAGCCATGCAGATGCACCGATCAGAACGAATAAGGATAAAAGTAATTTCTTATTCATGTTATTTGAATTTAGTCAACTTACAAAAGTAAGAAAAGAATAAGAATAATTACACGAAAAGCATGCAAAAAATCAATCTTGCCACTTTAAGTGCAGTTCAACTGATGCCCCGGATTATTAACAAATTCCCCCGGCTTTATACCGAATTGTTTCTGGAAACACTTTGCAAAATACGACGGATTATTAAAACCTACCATATAGCAGATTTCATTAATACGGTATTTATTTTCCGCAAGCAGGGCTGCCGCTTTCTTCAACCTCACTATCTGTATCAATTCATTCGGAGTAACATTAGCCAGCGTCTTGATCTTGGCAAACAGACCGGAACGGCTGATACCAAGCTGTTCAGCCAGGAAATCAATTGTCAGTTCCGGTTCAGAGAAGTTTTGTTCGATAACCTCATTGATACGGGTCAGGAATTTATTGTCCACCGAGTTGCTGGCTATGCTGTTCAAAGGCACCATCGGCATTTTAGAAAACTTCTGGCGGAGCAGATTACGCAAGTCGAGAAGATTCTTGATACATGCCTCCAGATATTGTACTGAGAAAGGTTTCTCGATATAAGCATCCGCACCGCAGTCCATACCCTCTATCTTAGAGTTCGTATCCGTTTTTGCCGTCAGCAATATGAACGGGATATGACTGATAGCCTGGTCCGCCCGCAAAGCCTTGCAAAATTCCACCCCATCCATGCGTGGCATCATCCAGTCGCTCACAATCAAGGTCACCTCATGCACCTTCAGTTTTTTCAACGCTTCCACCCCATCTTCTGCCGTCAGAATGGAATATTGAGCGGAGAAACTGCTTGAAAGGAAGTTCAGCATCTCTTCGTTATCATCCACAATCAGCATTACCGGCTTATCTTTAGAGGACACCACCGACAGACTTTCCGACAAGATATCTTCGGGAACCGCCGGATTGAGAACACTTGCCTCCCCATTCTGCACCGTCTCCCCAACTTGTTCAATAGGCAGTGTCACTATGAAAGAGGAACCTTTATTGATTTCAGACTCTATCTCTATGCAACCGTTATGTGATTCCACAATGCTCTTCACAATACTGAGTCCGATACCCGTACCGGGTTTATTATCCATTGCCTGATAGAAAGGTTTGAAGATTTTCTTCCGGTCTTCTTGGCTGATACCGATTCCGTTATCAGTTACTCTCACCACAAACGTATGCTGTTCCGGCTGAATAAGACAAGAAAGGATTACTTTATCCTTGGTATATTTGCTTGCATTCGTCAGCAGATTGCTTATCAGCTTGGTGACCGCCTCACTATCAACCATAGCCGTAAAATCAGCATCGGGATATTCCACTTCCAGATGTGCACCATGCTGGGTGATAAACGGTTTAAACCGCTCGCAAACCGCCTGTAGTAATTGGCGGATATTCTGCGAAGCAAACCTAATAGTCATTCCCTCCTGCTCCACCTTACGGAAGTCCAGCAGTTGATTGACCAGAAACAGCAGTCGCTGACTATTGCGGTCGATAATATTCAGATCGTCCCGCAGCACTGCCGGCATTGGTATGGACGATTTCATTATCTTTTCCAAAGGACCAATGATAAGGGAAACCGGAGTACGGATTTCATGGGCTATCATCGTGAAGAACTTAATCTTAGCTTCATGTACTTCCTTCTCCTTACTCACATTCAACTGATTGATTTCCGCAGTGTGCTTCTTCTCCGTCCGCTTCAACAGGAAACGAATAAAGAAGGTCAGCGCTATGCACACCAATATGAAATAAAGTATTTTGGAAGCCGTGCTCCAGTAGAAAGGAGGATGAATGGTTATCTTTAAATTTGCTTCCTGGTCGCTCCAAATCCCATCATTATTCGTGGCTTTCACCTTAAAAACATATGTTCCGGCAGGCAAATTGGTATAAGTAGCTTTATTCTGCGAACCTACATAATTCCAGTCTTTATCGAAACCTTCCAGTTTATAAGCATACTGGTTCTTTTCGGGTGTGCAATAGCTCAATGAAGCATAAAGAAGGCTGAATACATGGTCTTTATAAGACAAATCCAGTTCCGTCATCTGATTCAGAGCCTTTGGTAACTGTTTATCTCCTATCCGGATTTCCTTGTTGAAGATTTCCAATCCAGCGATAATGACCGGTGGAAGCACTTTATTCGTTTTTATCTGATAAGGGTAGAAAGCATTGAAACCATTTACCGAACCGACATATATCTTCCCGTCGGAAGCTTTCAAAGCTGCATTAGGCAGGAATTGTTCGCTCTGCAACCCATCGCTGCGCGTAAAAACCTGACAACTCTCGCCGGGAGCATAACGAACCAGTCCCTTCGTTGTGGTCAGCCACAGCACACGCTGGTCTTCAACAATGCCGCAAATGTTACGGCTGGGAATATCCAAAGGTATCGCTTCAAACCGGTCTTCTTCAGCATTATACTT encodes the following:
- a CDS encoding bifunctional 3,4-dihydroxy-2-butanone-4-phosphate synthase/GTP cyclohydrolase II; translated protein: MEKVKLDTIEEAIEDFKAGNFVIVVDDEDRENEGDLIIAAEKITPEKVNFMLKHARGVLCAPVTVSRCKELDLPHQVSDNTSVLGTPFTVTIDKLEGCTTGVSAADRAATIQALADPASTPATFGRPGHINPLYAQEKGVLRRAGHTEATIDMARMAGLYPAGALMEIMNEDGSMARLPELRKMADEFNLKLISIRDMIAYRLKQESIVEEGVEVDMPTEHGHFRLIPFRQKSNGLEHVALFRGTWEQDEPILVRVHSSCATGDIFGSKRCDCGEQLHKAMEMINKAGKGVVVYLNQEGRGIGLMEKMKAYKLQEDGLDTVDANICLGHLADERDYGVGAQILRELGVHKMRLMTNNPVKRVGLEAYGLEITEIVPIETTPNQYNERYLRTKKERMGHTLHFNK
- a CDS encoding LptF/LptG family permease: MLRIKKLDIFILKSFCTLFMGTFFICLFIFMMQFLWKYVDEMVGKGLEMSVLAQFFFYSALTLVPASLPLAILLAALITFGNFGERFELLAMKAAGISLLKIMRPLIVFIIFICGVSFYFQNVIGPKAQTKLWTLLISMKQKSPELDIPEGVFYDEIDGYNLYVKHKNRKTGMLYDVLIYNFEKGFENAQIIKSDSGRLEMTADKQHLYLHLYSGEQFENLKSQNMNQKNVPYRREAFREKHAIIEFNSDFNMVDAGIMSNQSNSKDMAMLQAGIDSMRVQNDSVGRVYFKEAMNGTYKISADLKKADTLKIEQAHLGEYNVDSLFNVATLSQKQKIISTAVSRAESAGSDWSVKSYSMSQTDTSLRRHMTSWHEKLTLSVACLIFFFIGAPLGGIIRKGGLGMPVVVSVLIFIIYYIINNTGYKMARDGQWVVWMGMWTSTAILAPLGAFLTYKSNNDSVVLNADAYVSWFKKIVGIRSVRHLFRKEVIIHDPDYTHLPADLQALSADCRAYAEKKALKRAPNYFKLWMADSIDEEIEDINERLEKLVEEMSNTKSVHLLNALNNYPIIPVHAHLRPFRNYWLNMACGLLVPIGLFFYFRIWAFRIRLNKDMERIIKTNGDVQKIIETNLK
- a CDS encoding START-like domain-containing protein, with product MERQKIHREYLLNATSKSILWSAISTPTGLEGWFADRVQSDDKIVTFFWGKTERRDAEIIAVRAFSFIRFRWLDDEYEREYFELKMTNNELTNDFVLEVTDFAAADEVKDLRELWDSQVDTLRRTCGF
- a CDS encoding NigD-like protein, with the translated sequence MKINSVFSKALAVATVVATSIGFQSCLDDDDNNAYYLRYPNALVTVKEAADGAFFLQLDDKTTLLPTNVKTSPFGDKEVRALMNYSEVDEASGEYTKAVHINWIDSILTKPIAPDLGEENDKIYGTDPVEIVNDWVTLAEDGYLTLRFRTVWGGSQKHFVNLLLGQNPDNPYEVEFRHNAYGDTYGNTDDGLVAFKLDELPDTEGKTVKLKLKWKSFSGDKSAEFDYCTRKSVAPSEPAAAAVRSNLKLK
- a CDS encoding MBL fold metallo-hydrolase gives rise to the protein MKDIQIIMLGTGNAGVTRCYNTCFAIRTAENVLLVDAGGGNGILVQLEKAGIAIERIHDMFVTHAHTDHILGVVWVIRMVAQRMQSGKYAGVFRVYGHDKVLQVLDWICRMTLPKKIVQYLGNGIELCEVKDGETFKAGELKLQSFDIGSTKEKQYGFRTTLPNAQSLVCLGDEPYNEKNRPYVEGADWLLCEAFCLYKDRDIFKPYEKHHSTALDAGKLAEELKVKNLLLYHTEDKTLNTRKACYMEEAAQGFSGVVHVPDDLEIIDIIVN
- a CDS encoding S41 family peptidase, with amino-acid sequence MNKKLLLSLFVLIGASAWLSAADEARLLRFPATNGSEIVFSYAGDLYKVPVTGGEAQRLTSHVGYEMFPRFSPDGKTIAFTGQYDGNTEVYTIPSIGGEPQRLTYTATNARDDLGDRMGPNNIVMAWSPDGKQIVYRNRISSGFSGKLYTVNQEGGLPEIIPLPEGGFCSYSPDGKQLAYNRTMREFRTWKYYKGGMADDIWIYNPAKKSVENITNNVAQDIFPMWIGDDVFFLSDRDRTMNIFVYNTKTKQTSKITNFTEYDVKFPSASGNTIVFENGGYIYKMDAATRQPEKVNISLASDNIYARSAIKNGAKYLTAASASPDGERVVVTARGEVFNLPSTKGVTKNITRTPGAHERNAQWSPDGKYIAYISDATGETELYLQDAVEGNPVQLTKNNDTYIRSFEWSPDSKKIVYTDRQNRINLLDVASRQVTMLLQDPMGEPQDVTFSPDSKWLTYTRDADNEITVVYVYDIAGKKEYPVTDKWYNSSSPVFSTDGKYLIFSSARDFNPTYGWLEWNHVYNNMYGVYLALLSKDTPSPFIQKDAGVKSDRESEAPKAAEKTAGKKDAKQETASASLVKFDPEGITDRIVKLPLSASYYANFYSNGKKVYYWGNGGTKFFDLEGQKEETVADGAMMTVTPGSQKSLFYKDNKLYVTAIPEGAANLSTPVNMDNMSITIDYSKEWAQIFDEAWRAYRDGFYLENMHGVDWKAIKQKYSVLLPYAKTRLDLNYIIGEMIGELNCGHAYVNPGETDKPARIKTGLLGAEVSADKSGFFRLDKILPGASWSKELRSPLTEPGIEAKAGEYIVAIDGIPTNTVKNIYALLVGKADVPTEISLNSKPQLAGARKIVISPLENEYPLYHYNWVQNNLKKVDKASNGRIGYIYIPDMGPEGLNEFSRYFYPQLDKEGLIIDDRANGGGNVSPMILERLSREPYRLTMGRGTKRVGTIPDAVQVGPKVCLINKYSASDGDLFPWGFRALGLGKLIGTRTWGGIVGISGPLPYMDGTDIRVPFFTSYDAKTGQWIIENHGVDPDILIDNDPVKEWNGEDEQLNKAIEEVMKELQNRKPLPPVPAPRDFSK